Proteins encoded by one window of Anopheles maculipalpis chromosome 2RL, idAnoMacuDA_375_x, whole genome shotgun sequence:
- the LOC126557529 gene encoding forkhead box protein J1-A, which translates to MTQLEEDDLLNNLLKIPGTIIIYNNDMSSYDYILNAHNVALPLTPATSTAGSATSEQSVDDLNSSTSIDADVACSPSPTNQHYPVGVSQLAISSPGSHFALDTPGNSELDHSFSSVETSGPAISECTEDPNASGLVGETETDELEYEEMETGPAEARDEDDDDSEPELTNLSWLTELKNITNLTPSDAPLTDLPTARFNKFIAQVRRSRETYDKRKEQYTSLASSLEKPPFNYAQIIAMAMLEEGRMTLKQICKWIQEKFSYYKVHKNWNNSIRHNLSLSFFFTKVQRAKDEKGKGGYWELSMDVSKSERRRVRVRQRNKSTNNGTQTNRRSSSARFESKGPSYSTVEHAGNINNNNEQTVNNNLPKYPLASSCEVTPETIETTSLLPTIEPVVDGSMQGPQRVEQLIALDSNNNNCPQPQASVTAPLQVQNVMIDIIDNYSKSSLDTVLQPIPIGQAELPTLQPVAEVPVNEEQLMQASAMVENCTINFDSIINGENGASLFNNLNVDEIFSDNEIPQPANDDIIVPFFSNVQQVQAGPNVVVETIPYYLPDMGNFDESDFGNLININEQEISDEFLNEHGFL; encoded by the exons ATGACGCAACTCGAGGAGGACGACCTTTTGAACAATTTGCTCAAAATTCCTGGTACCATTATTATCTACAACAATGATATGAGCT CCTACGATTACATACTAAACGCTCACAATGTGGCGCTACCGCTTACACCGGCAACTTCAACGGCCGGTTCCGCCACATCGGAACAGTCGGTGGACGACCTTAACAGCAGCACATCGATCGATGCGGACGTGGCATGTTCGCCGAGCCCTACAAACCAACACTACCCAGTCGGAGTTTCGCAACTGGCAATCAGTTCTCCCGGCTCCCACTTCGCACTGGATACGCCTGGTAATTCCGAGCTGGATCACAGCTTCAGCAGTGTGGAAACATCCGGACCCGCAATATCCGAATGTACGGAAGATCCTAACGCGTCAGGTCTGGTTGGCGAAACCGAAACGGATGAGCTCGAGTACGAAGAGATGGAAACTGGTCCTGCCGAAGCGCGGGATGAAGACGATGACGATTCCGAACCGGAGCTAACGAATTTGTCCTGGTTGACGGAGTTGAAGAACATTACCAACCTGACACCCTCGGACGCTCCACTGACGGATTTGCCAACAGCACGGTTCAATAAATTTATCGCACAAGTACGAAG GAGCCGTGAGACATACGACAAGCGCAAAGAGCAGTACACGTCACTGGCGAGCTCGCTGGAAAAACCACCCTTCAACTATGCACAAATCATCGCCATGGCCATGCTGGAGGAGGGCCGCATGACGCTCAAACAGATATGCAAATGGATtcaggaaaagttttcctacTACAAAGTGCACAAAAACTGGAAT AACTCGATCAGGCACAATTTGTCGTTGAGTTTTTTCTTTACCAAAGTACAACGGGCCAAAGATGAGAAGGGAAAAGGAGGCTACTGGGAGCTGTCCATGGATGTGTCAAAAAGCGAACGCCGTCGGGTACGCGTACGGCAACGGAACAAATCAACCAACAATGGCACACAAACCAACCGCCGATCCTCGTCGGCTCGGTTCGAGTCAAAGGGACCCTCGTATAGCACTGTCGAACATGCTGGcaatatcaacaacaacaacgaacaaACTGTTAACAACAATCTTCCTAAGTATCCGTTGGCCTCATCCTGTGAGGTCACACCAGAAACGATCGAAACAACGTCGTTACTACCAACGATTGAACCCGTTGTTGATGGTAGTATGCAAGGACCACAACGCGTAGAACAGTTGATCGCACTAGACAGCAATAATAACAATTGTCCGCAGCCGCAAGCATCCGTAACTGCTCCTCTTCAGGTGCAGAACGTGATGATCGATATTATTGACAACTACAGCAAATCTTCGCTGGATACCGTGCTTCAACCGATACCGATTGGACAAGCAGAGCTGCCTACCTTGCAACCGGTTGCGGAGGTACCAGTAAACGAGGAACAGCTAATGCAAGCCAGCGcaatggtggaaaactgcaCGATCAACTTCGATTCCATCATTAACGGCGAAAATGGTGCCAGtcttttcaacaatctcaacgTGGACGAG ATCTTTTCCGATAATGAAATTCCGCAGCCGGCGAACGACGATATCATTGTGCCATTCTTCAGCAACGTGCAGCAGGTTCAGGCCGGTCCAAACGTGGTCGTCGAAACCATCCCGTACTATCTACCGGACATGGGGAACTTTGACGAGAGTGATTTCGGTAACCTGATAAACATCAACGAGCAGGAGATTAGTGACGAGTTTCTGAACGAGCATGGATTTCTGTAG